In Metasolibacillus fluoroglycofenilyticus, a single genomic region encodes these proteins:
- a CDS encoding mechanosensitive ion channel family protein codes for MELYYSAAATVNLRGLTRISQKTWDYLTSEALWDFILIASIKVIAILAASYIAVRVGRKIIEKIFVVRMRSPLNHSERRQKTILKLLQSVLSYLVYFSAIMGVLSALDIQIAGLLAGAGIAGLAIGFGAQSLVKDVITGFFIIFEDQFGVGDYIKINGAEGTVLEIGLRTTKVKGNTGEQFIIPNGSITNVTNYSINHSKFMIDMELNIDADIEKAEKLITAYLEKLPQQHPALTNIPAFLGVQNATDNEVTVRIIAETLPLQQWTIARTIRQDVKELLEQNGIVTPFPKMMLYDRVMGREIEGRE; via the coding sequence ATGGAATTATATTATTCGGCAGCAGCAACAGTCAATCTAAGGGGGCTCACACGAATTAGTCAAAAAACTTGGGATTATCTTACGAGTGAAGCGTTATGGGATTTTATTTTAATAGCCTCTATAAAAGTGATTGCAATTTTGGCTGCTTCCTATATTGCTGTTCGTGTTGGAAGGAAGATTATTGAGAAAATTTTTGTTGTACGCATGCGTTCTCCATTAAATCACTCCGAACGTCGTCAAAAAACAATATTAAAATTATTGCAAAGTGTTTTATCTTATTTAGTGTACTTTTCTGCCATTATGGGCGTTTTATCTGCCCTTGATATTCAAATTGCAGGGCTACTTGCGGGGGCTGGTATTGCAGGCTTAGCAATTGGCTTTGGTGCCCAAAGCTTAGTAAAAGATGTGATTACAGGGTTTTTTATTATTTTTGAGGATCAGTTTGGTGTAGGCGATTATATAAAAATAAACGGGGCAGAGGGAACTGTCCTGGAAATTGGTTTACGTACAACGAAGGTAAAGGGCAATACAGGTGAGCAATTTATTATTCCAAACGGTTCTATTACGAATGTAACGAACTATTCCATCAATCACTCGAAGTTTATGATTGACATGGAGTTAAATATAGATGCTGATATTGAAAAGGCAGAAAAACTCATTACTGCCTATTTAGAAAAGCTACCACAACAGCATCCAGCATTAACAAATATACCTGCCTTTTTAGGCGTTCAAAATGCGACCGATAATGAAGTAACTGTGCGCATTATAGCTGAAACATTACCATTACAGCAATGGACAATTGCTCGAACAATTCGTCAAGACGTGAAGGAGCTACTAGAGCAAAATGGTATAGTCACTCCATTCCCAAAAATGATGCTGTATGACCGTGTAATGGGACGAGAAATTGAAGGGAGAGAATAA
- the phnE gene encoding phosphonate ABC transporter, permease protein PhnE: MHAIEKQLINEPKYTTKSIISIMILAAFLLWSLSAINLSNMTENGFSIAKNIMLGILSPNTELLFTWSTNGIPYLLLETVAIAFLGTIVGAILAIPLAFLSASNIVAKPIAFLVRLILIVIRTVPAIVYGLMFIRVTGPGPFAGVLTMALVSVGMLSKLYVDVIENLETSILESLESMGCTTYEKIRYGIIPQLSAMFISIVIYRFDMNLRDAAVLGLVGAGGIGAPLIFAMNGYKWSEVGSILIGLMILILFIEFLSNKIRNKLVRG, from the coding sequence TTGCATGCAATTGAAAAACAGCTCATCAATGAACCAAAATATACAACGAAAAGCATCATCTCTATTATGATTTTAGCCGCGTTTCTACTATGGTCTTTATCCGCTATTAACCTTTCAAATATGACAGAAAACGGATTCTCGATTGCCAAAAATATTATGCTTGGGATTTTATCACCGAATACCGAGCTATTATTTACATGGAGCACAAACGGCATACCGTACTTGCTATTAGAAACAGTGGCGATTGCCTTTTTAGGAACAATTGTCGGTGCGATTTTAGCTATACCGCTTGCTTTTTTATCAGCATCCAACATCGTAGCAAAGCCAATTGCTTTTCTTGTTCGATTAATACTAATTGTTATCCGAACAGTCCCTGCAATTGTTTATGGTTTAATGTTTATTCGTGTAACAGGGCCTGGTCCTTTCGCAGGTGTGCTGACAATGGCTTTGGTATCAGTTGGTATGCTGTCTAAGTTATATGTCGATGTTATCGAGAATTTAGAAACTAGTATTTTAGAATCACTGGAATCAATGGGCTGCACTACTTATGAAAAAATTCGTTATGGTATTATTCCGCAGCTATCCGCTATGTTTATATCCATTGTCATTTATCGATTTGATATGAATTTACGAGATGCTGCCGTTTTAGGATTAGTTGGTGCTGGTGGCATTGGAGCGCCGCTTATTTTCGCTATGAATGGCTATAAATGGTCAGAAGTTGGTTCGATTTTAATTGGTTTGATGATACTCATCTTATTTATTGAGTTTTTATCAAATAAAATTCGCAACAAGCTTGTAAGGGGGTGA
- the rpsR gene encoding 30S ribosomal protein S18 gives MAAQRRGGRKRRKVCYFTANNITHIDYKDVDLLKKFISERGKILPRRVTGTSAKYQRKLTSAIKVSRIMALLPFVAEDK, from the coding sequence ATGGCAGCACAACGTCGCGGAGGCCGCAAACGCCGTAAAGTTTGTTACTTCACTGCTAATAATATTACGCACATCGACTATAAAGATGTTGATCTTTTAAAGAAATTCATCTCTGAGCGCGGTAAAATTTTACCACGTCGCGTAACTGGTACAAGCGCGAAGTATCAACGTAAATTGACTTCAGCTATCAAAGTATCACGTATTATGGCTTTACTTCCATTCGTAGCAGAAGATAAATAA
- a CDS encoding DUF951 domain-containing protein, producing MEGKAFELNDIVEMKKQHPCGTNAWKIIRLGADIRIKCEGCGHSVMIPRREFEKKMKKVIKKVDEQ from the coding sequence TTGGAAGGTAAGGCATTTGAATTAAATGATATTGTAGAAATGAAAAAGCAGCATCCATGTGGAACAAATGCATGGAAAATTATTCGCTTAGGTGCAGATATTCGCATTAAATGTGAAGGTTGTGGGCATAGCGTTATGATTCCTAGACGTGAATTTGAAAAGAAGATGAAAAAAGTAATTAAAAAAGTCGATGAACAATAA
- the rpsF gene encoding 30S ribosomal protein S6, giving the protein MRKYELMYIVRPNIEEEAKKALVERFNEILTSNGAEIIEAKDWGKRRLAYEINDFREGFYQIVKVNAGSQAIDEYTRLANISEDIIRHIAVREEDK; this is encoded by the coding sequence ATGAGAAAGTATGAATTAATGTACATCGTACGCCCAAACATTGAAGAAGAAGCGAAGAAAGCTTTAGTAGAGCGTTTCAACGAAATCTTAACTTCAAACGGTGCTGAAATCATCGAAGCAAAAGACTGGGGTAAACGCCGTCTTGCTTACGAAATCAACGACTTCCGCGAAGGTTTCTACCAAATCGTGAAAGTAAACGCTGGTTCTCAAGCAATCGATGAGTACACTCGTTTAGCTAACATTAGCGAAGACATTATCCGTCATATCGCTGTTCGCGAAGAAGATAAATAA
- a CDS encoding phosphate/phosphite/phosphonate ABC transporter substrate-binding protein — protein sequence MKKMFWLVCLLAISMILVACNGNEGDESSTTDDANTNASSTDNTQATEATATKLEKLSIAFVPSRDPQEIITATEPLKELLTAELATLGYDVDKVDITVGTNYEAVGEALSAGTTDIGLIPGGTYVLYDDGAEVILTATRSGLNNNSDDPTEWNNNKPTTATADQATSYRALLIAGPSAKGRELATKVNNGEDLTFEDLNGANWNVMSSSSPAGYIYPALWLNEKFEKTITDLSKVVQADSYGNAFGRLAAGQTDVLVTYADARRDFEDVWTTDFERSTSIWDETDVLGVMPAIYNDTISVSKHSKIMDDKLKAALQQAFINIANSDAGKEVISIYSHEGYQIAKDSDYDNERKAQQLVQQLSN from the coding sequence ATGAAAAAAATGTTTTGGTTGGTATGTTTGCTCGCAATCAGTATGATACTTGTTGCTTGTAATGGCAATGAAGGGGATGAATCGTCTACAACAGATGATGCCAATACAAATGCTTCTTCAACAGATAATACACAGGCAACAGAAGCAACTGCAACAAAATTGGAAAAGCTATCAATTGCTTTCGTACCATCACGTGACCCACAAGAAATTATTACTGCTACAGAGCCGTTAAAAGAATTGTTAACAGCAGAGCTTGCTACATTAGGCTATGACGTTGATAAGGTAGACATTACAGTAGGTACAAATTATGAAGCTGTCGGAGAGGCATTATCTGCAGGTACAACAGATATTGGCTTAATTCCTGGTGGTACATATGTGCTGTATGATGATGGCGCTGAAGTCATTTTAACTGCAACACGCTCTGGCTTAAACAATAATTCGGACGATCCAACAGAGTGGAACAATAATAAGCCAACAACAGCAACAGCCGATCAAGCAACATCTTATCGCGCATTATTAATAGCTGGTCCATCAGCTAAAGGACGAGAGCTAGCTACAAAAGTCAACAATGGCGAGGACTTAACATTCGAGGACTTAAATGGTGCAAATTGGAATGTCATGTCTTCCTCATCACCTGCTGGCTATATCTATCCAGCGCTATGGTTAAATGAAAAGTTTGAAAAGACCATTACGGATTTATCCAAAGTTGTACAAGCGGATTCTTATGGTAATGCCTTTGGTCGTCTAGCTGCTGGTCAAACAGATGTACTTGTCACATATGCAGATGCCCGTCGTGATTTTGAGGATGTATGGACAACGGACTTTGAACGTTCTACAAGCATTTGGGATGAGACAGATGTACTGGGTGTTATGCCGGCAATTTATAACGATACGATTAGCGTGAGTAAACATTCCAAAATTATGGATGACAAATTAAAGGCTGCGTTGCAACAAGCATTTATTAATATTGCTAACTCAGATGCTGGTAAAGAAGTTATCTCTATTTACAGTCATGAAGGCTATCAAATCGCAAAAGACTCTGACTATGATAATGAACGTAAAGCACAGCAATTAGTCCAACAATTAAGCAATTAA
- a CDS encoding DNA-binding protein, with the protein MKNFVKSLLIFTGLIVFLYADLSYVTAEGPNDPAPIIYPANPNGMKVLFDNSHGQTAGQSDWVIDGAFSDFANALANEGYVVKEHRSTSPLTLADLDDYDVFVIPEAQIPFKAVEQQAIVDFVEAGGGVFFISDHYNADRNLNRWDSSEIMNGWRRGAYNTPTLNMSASEISAMAGVTSSQWLSNEFGVEFRYNALDHTKANVVVPSYESFDITTGVSAVSIHAGSTLAITNPSLAKGIVYLPTGLTPTANRWNNAIDQGVYANGGIAEGPFVAISKKLNGKAAFIGDSSPVEDITPKYRNEETGALKRTYDGFIADDNATLLVNIIHWLATQESYHTLANTTVTLDAVTPLLPMELPANSKEPAFEPWRLPTSGYLWYDQSTFAAGSYGSSISPPATLTYTLVTPTVLDTTGNPFDVTVAISGLAPNETVTGLRMQVYLAGGTAISQIQNQNGSWPSGYGYQEIGTITANHNGIATTTVHMRLNPNVTETNATIRLRATDGTNLITQSVLLGTPETPVEPEPSTGETQTLTNGNYKFILPAILPKNGEAFPVQVVIQQLAANTTITNAQVQFYLSNGTGISQIQNADGSWPSSYGYFNVANLTADSSGTATKKIMMRINPTVTASTANIRLRLGSGNNVLTATIQLP; encoded by the coding sequence ATGAAAAATTTTGTAAAGTCTTTACTCATTTTTACTGGATTGATTGTCTTTCTTTACGCAGATTTGAGCTATGTAACAGCAGAGGGACCAAATGACCCCGCCCCCATTATTTACCCAGCAAATCCAAATGGCATGAAAGTGCTATTTGACAACAGTCACGGACAAACGGCTGGGCAATCGGATTGGGTAATTGATGGCGCTTTTTCAGATTTTGCGAATGCGCTAGCGAATGAAGGGTATGTTGTAAAAGAGCATAGAAGCACGTCGCCATTAACATTGGCTGATTTAGATGATTACGATGTCTTCGTTATACCAGAGGCACAAATTCCATTTAAAGCAGTAGAACAACAAGCGATTGTCGATTTTGTTGAAGCAGGTGGTGGCGTATTCTTTATCTCTGATCACTATAATGCTGACCGCAATTTAAATCGTTGGGATTCAAGTGAAATTATGAATGGTTGGCGCCGTGGTGCATATAATACCCCTACATTAAATATGTCTGCATCTGAGATTAGTGCAATGGCTGGTGTCACAAGTTCACAATGGCTAAGCAATGAGTTCGGTGTAGAGTTTCGCTATAACGCGTTAGACCATACAAAAGCTAATGTAGTTGTTCCGTCATATGAATCATTCGATATTACGACAGGTGTATCGGCCGTATCAATTCATGCTGGCTCCACATTAGCGATTACCAATCCATCGCTTGCCAAAGGTATCGTTTATTTACCTACTGGCTTAACACCAACAGCAAATAGATGGAATAACGCGATTGACCAAGGCGTTTATGCCAACGGAGGCATTGCAGAAGGACCATTTGTTGCCATCAGTAAAAAATTAAATGGTAAAGCTGCATTTATTGGTGATTCTTCACCTGTGGAAGATATTACACCTAAATATCGCAATGAAGAAACAGGCGCTCTGAAAAGAACATATGACGGTTTTATCGCAGACGATAATGCTACATTACTTGTTAATATTATTCATTGGCTTGCTACCCAAGAAAGCTATCACACATTAGCAAATACAACTGTTACGCTTGATGCTGTCACACCATTATTACCAATGGAATTGCCAGCAAATTCTAAAGAACCGGCTTTTGAGCCTTGGCGCTTACCAACATCGGGTTATCTATGGTACGACCAATCAACATTTGCTGCTGGTTCGTACGGCTCATCGATTAGTCCACCAGCAACTTTAACATATACTTTAGTTACACCTACTGTATTAGATACTACTGGCAATCCATTTGATGTAACGGTGGCTATCAGCGGCTTAGCACCTAATGAAACAGTAACAGGTTTAAGAATGCAAGTGTATCTAGCAGGCGGGACAGCTATTTCTCAAATTCAAAATCAAAACGGTTCTTGGCCTTCAGGCTACGGCTATCAGGAGATTGGAACGATTACGGCTAATCATAATGGCATCGCAACTACAACTGTCCATATGCGTCTCAATCCAAATGTTACAGAAACAAATGCAACTATTCGTTTACGAGCAACAGATGGAACGAATTTAATTACACAATCTGTATTACTTGGCACACCTGAAACACCTGTAGAACCTGAGCCATCAACTGGTGAAACACAAACACTGACAAATGGTAACTATAAATTCATTTTGCCAGCCATACTTCCGAAAAATGGTGAAGCATTTCCAGTACAAGTAGTGATACAGCAATTGGCAGCTAATACTACAATTACAAACGCACAAGTTCAATTTTATTTGAGCAATGGGACAGGCATTTCTCAAATTCAAAATGCCGATGGTTCTTGGCCATCTTCCTATGGCTACTTTAATGTAGCTAATTTAACGGCTGATAGCAGTGGGACAGCTACTAAAAAAATAATGATGCGGATTAATCCGACTGTCACAGCCTCAACAGCAAATATCAGATTACGTTTAGGTTCAGGCAATAATGTGTTAACAGCAACTATCCAGCTCCCTTAA
- the phnC gene encoding phosphonate ABC transporter ATP-binding protein, producing the protein MIEFQCVHKSYNNGFVALKDINLKIEQGEYVAVIGLSGAGKSTLIRCINRMHDITDGSLQVNGVEVSTLKGQEIRTLRRGIGMIFQSFNLVSRMSALNNVLVSFVPDMPFWRKALGIFTKQQKIEALEALDQMKILDKSFTRVDQLSGGQQQRVALARTLAQKPQIILADEPVASLDPVTAQQVMSDFQRINEELNMTIIMNIHHVELALEYATRVIGIRNGEIVYDGPASAVTENVLNLIYNGKLKEELTMV; encoded by the coding sequence ATGATTGAATTTCAATGTGTACATAAAAGTTATAATAACGGATTTGTCGCATTAAAAGATATTAATCTTAAAATTGAGCAAGGAGAATACGTAGCTGTCATTGGCTTATCTGGTGCTGGTAAATCGACACTGATTCGCTGCATTAATCGAATGCACGACATTACGGATGGTTCATTACAAGTCAATGGTGTAGAAGTATCCACATTGAAAGGACAAGAAATACGTACATTGCGCAGAGGCATCGGCATGATTTTTCAATCTTTTAATCTCGTATCGCGCATGTCGGCACTAAACAATGTCCTCGTATCATTTGTGCCCGACATGCCATTCTGGCGAAAAGCGCTTGGCATATTTACAAAGCAGCAAAAAATAGAAGCACTTGAAGCACTTGATCAAATGAAGATTTTAGATAAGTCATTTACGCGTGTTGATCAATTATCAGGTGGACAGCAGCAGCGTGTCGCCTTAGCACGTACGCTTGCACAGAAACCACAGATTATTTTGGCAGATGAACCTGTTGCCTCACTTGACCCAGTCACAGCGCAACAAGTGATGTCTGATTTTCAACGAATTAATGAAGAACTGAATATGACGATAATTATGAACATTCATCATGTAGAGTTAGCACTCGAATATGCAACAAGAGTTATTGGTATTCGCAATGGAGAAATTGTCTATGACGGCCCTGCAAGCGCTGTAACAGAAAACGTATTGAACCTCATTTATAACGGCAAATTGAAAGAGGAGCTGACGATGGTTTGA
- the ssb gene encoding single-stranded DNA-binding protein: protein MINRVVLVGRLTKDPELRYTPSGVPMARFTVAVNRTFSNQQGEREADFIGCIAWRKQAENLANFMRKGSLIGVEGRIQTGSYEGQDGKRVYTTDVVADAVQFLEPRSGGASQGMQNQPYGGNNYGGGQQNYNNQQYGGAPAQDPFGSYQQQQPPQNQQNYTRMDEDPFANSKGPIEVSEDDLPF from the coding sequence ATGATTAACCGTGTCGTACTAGTAGGCAGACTGACAAAAGATCCAGAGCTTCGTTATACGCCAAGTGGAGTTCCTATGGCTCGCTTTACAGTCGCTGTAAACCGAACATTTTCGAACCAACAAGGTGAGCGTGAAGCTGACTTCATTGGCTGTATTGCGTGGCGTAAACAAGCCGAAAATTTAGCAAACTTTATGCGTAAAGGGAGCTTAATTGGCGTTGAAGGTCGCATTCAAACAGGTAGCTATGAAGGACAAGACGGAAAACGTGTTTATACAACAGATGTTGTAGCAGATGCAGTACAGTTCTTAGAACCACGTAGCGGTGGCGCATCACAAGGTATGCAAAATCAGCCATATGGCGGCAACAATTATGGTGGAGGGCAACAAAACTATAATAACCAGCAATATGGCGGTGCTCCTGCACAAGATCCATTTGGTTCTTATCAACAGCAGCAGCCACCACAAAATCAGCAAAATTATACACGTATGGATGAGGACCCATTTGCAAATAGCAAAGGGCCAATCGAAGTTTCAGAGGACGATTTACCGTTCTAA
- a CDS encoding DUF3267 domain-containing protein → MTEKQPVIIELNMKKIARLNFWLTIGFIVFFTIIYKLIYGQTNFSLLAMLAMAVLYIIFIVLHEVFHLVGFMIFGGAKFKELDYGINLKLGIAYATTIKPMTNSAMKKALLLPFWTTGILPTVAGLYIGSFTLVITGALLIAGAVGDFAMYKELRPFPNDALVKDDPELPKLYVYETRV, encoded by the coding sequence GTGACAGAGAAGCAACCTGTAATAATTGAATTAAATATGAAGAAAATTGCGAGGCTTAACTTTTGGCTAACGATTGGCTTTATCGTTTTCTTTACTATTATATATAAATTAATTTATGGACAAACGAATTTTTCACTTTTAGCAATGCTGGCAATGGCTGTTTTATATATTATTTTTATCGTTTTACACGAGGTATTTCATTTAGTAGGCTTTATGATTTTTGGCGGAGCAAAGTTTAAGGAACTTGATTACGGTATTAATTTAAAGCTCGGTATTGCCTATGCGACAACAATTAAGCCAATGACAAATAGTGCAATGAAAAAGGCTTTGCTTCTCCCTTTTTGGACAACGGGCATTTTGCCGACTGTTGCTGGTCTTTATATAGGAAGCTTCACACTCGTGATAACTGGTGCATTATTAATCGCGGGAGCTGTTGGCGATTTCGCCATGTACAAAGAGTTACGTCCATTTCCAAACGATGCACTTGTCAAGGATGACCCCGAGTTACCAAAGCTATATGTGTATGAAACGAGAGTATAA
- the phnE gene encoding phosphonate ABC transporter, permease protein PhnE: MTLGNGKTVTFKRSKAPWIVLLLLFSLYFSIQITGFSIIVLIERIYQFWKIVGEMIPPNWSYLDRLWQPLFDTIKMSLLGSLLGAVCALPIAFLASSNMIKSTWLVVASKLFLSLLRTLPTLVAALIATFIFGIGTMAGTVAIFLFTVAYVGKLLYEQIENTDLKAFEAMHSMGHSTFSAFRYAILPQILPNYISTALFCFEGNVRYAAILGYVGAGGIGLLLNESLGWRNYANVGMILLLLAVTVFCIETLSEHFRKKLM; this comes from the coding sequence ATGACATTAGGCAATGGGAAAACAGTCACATTTAAACGCTCCAAAGCGCCATGGATTGTGCTTCTATTGCTTTTTTCCTTGTATTTTTCAATCCAAATTACAGGCTTTAGTATCATTGTTCTGATTGAACGTATCTATCAATTTTGGAAAATTGTTGGGGAGATGATACCACCGAACTGGTCTTATTTAGACCGATTATGGCAACCGTTATTTGACACCATTAAAATGTCCTTGCTTGGCTCACTTCTCGGAGCAGTCTGTGCATTACCAATCGCTTTTTTAGCCTCTTCCAATATGATAAAAAGCACATGGCTTGTCGTAGCCAGCAAGTTATTCTTAAGCCTATTACGTACCCTACCTACATTAGTAGCCGCTTTAATCGCCACATTCATTTTTGGTATTGGTACGATGGCAGGTACGGTCGCGATTTTTTTATTTACCGTCGCTTATGTTGGCAAACTTTTATATGAACAAATTGAAAATACAGATTTAAAGGCTTTTGAAGCAATGCATTCAATGGGGCACTCTACGTTTTCAGCATTCCGTTATGCAATATTACCTCAAATTTTGCCTAACTATATTTCAACTGCGCTGTTTTGCTTTGAAGGAAATGTACGCTACGCTGCCATTTTAGGTTATGTTGGGGCTGGTGGTATCGGCTTACTGCTAAATGAAAGCTTAGGCTGGCGCAACTATGCAAATGTCGGAATGATTTTGCTGCTGCTCGCAGTAACAGTCTTTTGTATTGAAACACTTAGTGAACATTTCAGAAAGAAATTAATGTAG
- the ychF gene encoding redox-regulated ATPase YchF, which translates to MALTAGIVGLPNVGKSTLFNAITKAGALAANYPFATIDPNVGIVEVPDARLNKLTELVEPKKTVPTAFEFTDIAGIVKGASKGEGLGNKFLAHIREVDAICQVVRCFEDENITHVAGTVNPIDDIEVINLELILADMESVEKRLQRVAKMAKQKDKEALIEEPILVKIKEALEAEKPARAAELSDDELKVIKGLHLLTIKPMLYVANVSEDEVADADSNKYVQMVREFAAAEGAQVITICAKIEEEISGFDDEEKAMFLEELGIKESGLDQLIRASYDLLGLATYFTAGVQEVRAWTFRKGMKAPQCAGVIHTDFERGFIRAETVAYDDLVELGSMTAAKEAGKVRLEGKEYIVQDGDIMLFRFNV; encoded by the coding sequence ATGGCATTAACGGCTGGAATTGTCGGTTTACCAAACGTCGGCAAATCAACATTATTTAATGCGATTACGAAGGCTGGCGCACTTGCTGCTAACTACCCATTCGCAACAATTGACCCAAACGTAGGAATCGTGGAAGTACCAGACGCACGTTTAAATAAATTAACAGAATTAGTAGAGCCTAAAAAAACTGTACCAACAGCATTTGAATTTACGGACATTGCAGGGATCGTAAAAGGTGCTTCAAAAGGTGAAGGGCTTGGTAACAAATTTTTAGCACATATTCGTGAAGTAGATGCAATTTGCCAAGTGGTACGCTGCTTTGAGGACGAAAACATTACGCACGTAGCAGGTACAGTTAATCCAATCGATGATATCGAAGTTATCAATTTAGAGCTTATTTTAGCTGATATGGAATCTGTTGAAAAACGCTTGCAGCGCGTTGCAAAAATGGCGAAGCAAAAAGATAAAGAAGCACTTATTGAAGAGCCAATCTTAGTGAAGATAAAAGAGGCGCTAGAAGCTGAAAAGCCCGCACGTGCAGCAGAGCTTTCAGACGATGAGCTAAAGGTTATTAAAGGGCTTCACTTATTAACAATCAAGCCGATGCTTTATGTTGCTAACGTATCTGAGGACGAAGTAGCAGATGCAGATAGCAACAAATATGTGCAGATGGTACGCGAATTCGCCGCAGCAGAAGGTGCTCAGGTCATTACAATTTGTGCGAAAATTGAAGAAGAAATTTCGGGCTTTGACGACGAGGAAAAAGCAATGTTTTTAGAAGAACTAGGCATTAAAGAGTCGGGCTTAGACCAATTAATCCGTGCTTCATATGACTTATTAGGACTTGCTACATACTTTACGGCTGGCGTACAAGAAGTACGTGCGTGGACGTTCCGCAAAGGCATGAAAGCACCGCAATGTGCGGGTGTGATTCACACCGACTTCGAGCGCGGCTTCATCCGTGCCGAGACGGTTGCCTACGACGACTTAGTTGAGCTAGGCTCAATGACAGCAGCAAAAGAAGCAGGCAAAGTACGTTTAGAAGGTAAGGAATATATCGTACAAGATGGCGATATTATGTTGTTCCGTTTTAATGTTTAA